In Treponema rectale, a single genomic region encodes these proteins:
- the mnmE gene encoding tRNA uridine-5-carboxymethylaminomethyl(34) synthesis GTPase MnmE, translating into MTNIGYTPEEPIAAIATALAPGAIGIVRVSGKNSIELVSKLFSRPDALLNAKGYSLVYGWITAPEKIDEVMLGVYRAPKSFTGEDMVEIFCHGGISVVTTIHKLLLANGFRQAEKGEFTFRAYINGKTDLTKAEAVREIIDSKTDTSRSRAAGRLAGNLFDEIDSIKKKIVDTLAEIEVGIEYPEDEETIADSFDSTALLEVKDRLSDLAASWKSEKLFQDGARVVLCGKTNAGKSSLFNALLKEERAIVSDIEGTTRDWLESWVSFDGIPARLFDTAGLRKTDDVIEAKGVEITRDLSKDADLILYLIDSKAGLVKDDIDFISAQTNIPLVIVVNKCDAEESKQIELPEQLSQLKQVRISAKKSTGLDNLTSTVKEILFKDKSLSREQAGLGSARQKASVEEALERIQHAIQISQDNEYGLDAVVQDLEDSLDSLGEVTGEITPEDVLGSIFSNFCVGK; encoded by the coding sequence ATGACGAACATAGGATATACACCGGAAGAACCAATCGCAGCCATTGCAACCGCCCTTGCCCCTGGTGCCATCGGAATCGTAAGAGTTTCCGGAAAAAATTCTATTGAACTTGTAAGCAAATTATTTTCCCGCCCGGATGCACTTCTAAACGCAAAAGGCTATTCTCTTGTTTACGGATGGATTACTGCCCCGGAAAAAATAGATGAAGTAATGCTTGGAGTTTACCGTGCCCCAAAAAGTTTTACCGGAGAAGACATGGTAGAAATTTTCTGTCACGGAGGAATCTCTGTCGTTACTACAATACACAAGCTTCTTCTTGCAAACGGATTCCGTCAGGCAGAAAAAGGTGAATTTACTTTCCGCGCCTACATCAATGGAAAAACCGACCTTACAAAAGCTGAAGCCGTAAGAGAAATCATAGACAGTAAAACAGATACTTCCAGAAGCAGAGCTGCAGGAAGACTTGCAGGAAATCTCTTTGACGAAATCGATTCCATAAAGAAAAAAATCGTAGACACCCTTGCAGAAATTGAAGTAGGAATTGAATACCCGGAAGATGAAGAAACAATAGCAGATTCTTTTGACAGCACAGCCCTTCTTGAAGTTAAAGACAGGCTTTCCGATCTTGCTGCTTCCTGGAAAAGCGAAAAACTGTTTCAGGACGGAGCTAGAGTTGTATTATGCGGAAAAACCAATGCCGGAAAATCAAGTCTATTTAATGCCCTGCTTAAAGAAGAAAGAGCAATTGTAAGTGACATCGAAGGAACTACCAGAGACTGGCTTGAAAGCTGGGTAAGTTTTGACGGAATCCCTGCAAGACTTTTTGATACGGCAGGCTTAAGAAAAACTGATGACGTAATAGAAGCAAAAGGCGTAGAAATTACCAGAGACTTAAGCAAAGACGCTGATTTGATTCTGTACCTGATTGATTCAAAGGCAGGACTTGTAAAAGACGACATAGATTTTATTTCTGCTCAGACAAACATTCCTCTTGTCATTGTTGTAAATAAATGTGATGCAGAAGAATCAAAACAGATAGAACTTCCTGAACAGCTGAGTCAGCTTAAGCAGGTAAGGATTTCTGCAAAAAAATCTACAGGCCTTGATAACCTTACTTCAACTGTTAAAGAAATTTTATTTAAAGATAAATCCCTTTCCCGGGAACAGGCCGGACTTGGTTCTGCAAGACAAAAAGCTTCCGTTGAAGAAGCCCTTGAACGCATACAGCATGCAATTCAAATATCTCAGGACAACGAATACGGACTTGATGCTGTCGTTCAGGATCTTGAAGATTCTCTGGACAGTCTTGGAGAAGTTACAGGAGAAATAACTCCTGAAGATGTTCTTGGAAGTATCTTTTCTAATTTCTGCGTAGGAAAATAA
- a CDS encoding HD-GYP domain-containing protein, which yields MEFSETYIYNVKRELGKLRMFSDISETLSELFSSSSGETEEGMDLLPLFIGIGATLLFVFLVFLAVTIIKNFWNKYLFKIHKKAFIQKINKMECFSSDLPEAAALHSFALRCWETGLAIDAHTDRSNNVNLVSDLVYRMCRELKMEKLDCALNFCAAMIYDIGFLDIPGYIFMTEILTQDERNIVKTHVMRFQDRMDFIPEQWQVFFTQVVMYHHENINGTGYPGGYSADEIPVAARMLRIAESYVSLTTARAYHRAKTSRSALVELKSSPFYDQNLVSVLEKVVSVKNS from the coding sequence ATGGAATTTAGTGAAACTTATATTTATAATGTAAAAAGGGAGTTAGGAAAGTTAAGGATGTTCAGTGATATCAGTGAAACTTTAAGCGAGCTTTTTTCGTCTTCAAGCGGAGAAACTGAAGAGGGAATGGATCTTCTGCCGCTTTTTATCGGAATCGGTGCTACACTCCTTTTTGTTTTCTTAGTTTTTCTTGCGGTTACGATAATAAAAAATTTCTGGAACAAATATCTTTTCAAAATTCATAAAAAAGCTTTCATTCAGAAAATCAATAAAATGGAATGTTTCAGTTCTGACCTTCCTGAAGCTGCAGCCCTTCATTCTTTTGCCCTCCGCTGCTGGGAAACCGGTCTTGCGATAGATGCACATACCGACCGTTCCAATAACGTAAATCTTGTAAGTGACCTTGTTTACCGTATGTGCCGTGAACTGAAAATGGAAAAGCTCGACTGCGCTTTGAATTTCTGTGCTGCAATGATTTATGATATAGGCTTTCTTGATATTCCAGGATATATTTTTATGACCGAAATTCTTACACAGGATGAACGTAATATCGTAAAGACTCATGTAATGCGGTTTCAGGACAGAATGGATTTTATTCCCGAACAGTGGCAGGTGTTTTTTACTCAGGTCGTAATGTATCATCATGAAAATATTAACGGAACAGGATATCCGGGAGGATACAGTGCTGACGAAATACCGGTTGCTGCCAGAATGCTCCGTATAGCAGAGAGTTATGTTTCCCTTACAACTGCCCGTGCCTATCACCGTGCCAAAACTTCCCGAAGTGCTTTAGTTGAATTGAAAAGCAGCCCTTTTTATGATCAGAATCTGGTTTCCGTTTTGGAAAAAGTTGTTTCCGTTAAAAATTCATAA
- the proB gene encoding glutamate 5-kinase — translation MTIQETIHSARKIVIKIGSNTLARADGTQNTEFMQNFARQCKALIDQGKQLVVVSSGAQVSGVSTLKEWARKKDVHFRQALCAIGQVELMAQWRKAFAEHGIHIGQLLFTKEDFENNHRSLNIRNTLFTLADEGVVPIINENDSVSTDEFAIGDNDNLSALTAILWSADLLILFSDIDGIFTDNPKTNKEAKLIEEVISIPELRKSITIGGTNAFGTGGIETKIQAAEKSTLYGIPMVLANGGKENILVNLADGTSKGTLFVAE, via the coding sequence ATGACTATACAGGAAACAATTCATTCGGCAAGAAAAATTGTCATAAAAATCGGAAGCAACACTCTTGCAAGAGCAGACGGTACGCAAAATACAGAATTCATGCAGAACTTTGCAAGACAGTGTAAGGCCTTGATTGATCAGGGCAAACAGCTGGTTGTAGTAAGTTCCGGCGCCCAGGTAAGCGGGGTTTCTACACTTAAAGAATGGGCACGCAAAAAAGACGTTCACTTCAGGCAGGCTCTCTGTGCAATCGGCCAGGTTGAACTTATGGCACAGTGGCGCAAGGCTTTTGCAGAACACGGAATTCACATAGGTCAGCTGCTGTTTACAAAAGAAGATTTCGAAAACAACCATCGTTCACTTAACATACGCAACACATTATTTACTCTTGCAGATGAAGGTGTTGTTCCGATTATAAATGAAAACGACTCCGTAAGTACTGATGAATTTGCTATCGGAGACAACGACAATCTTTCTGCCCTTACTGCAATTCTCTGGAGTGCAGACCTTCTGATTCTGTTCAGTGATATCGACGGAATTTTTACAGACAATCCTAAAACAAATAAAGAAGCAAAACTTATAGAAGAAGTTATTTCAATTCCTGAATTAAGAAAATCGATTACAATCGGCGGAACAAATGCTTTTGGTACAGGCGGAATTGAAACAAAAATTCAGGCAGCAGAAAAATCTACGCTTTACGGAATTCCTATGGTACTTGCAAACGGCGGCAAAGAAAACATTCTTGTTAATCTTGCAGACGGAACTTCAAAAGGAACTCTTTTTGTTGCTGAATGA
- a CDS encoding glutamate-5-semialdehyde dehydrogenase translates to MNFENTYKTLRSASEKLAQQNALQKNAALLKVAEALDEQREKILSANKTDVENARAKGTSESLIDRLTLTDSRIDGIIDSLKIVISQTDPVGEETAGWKTPNGLTIRQVRVPLGVVAIIYESRPNVTVDAFSLAYKSSNAILLRGSSSAYNSNRAIVEVIKSALNSVEGGIADAIELVETDGSSHDDVQQILTAVGKIDVVLPRGGKKLIQNVVSNAKVPVIETGSGVCHLFIDESADLQKAAVIAENAKIQRPSVCNAIECIVVHEKIAEKFLPMLKEKFNNRVKLHADEESYKILTAASSDNSCVLKAVEEDFGNEYLDYECCIKTVASLDEAITYINSHNTKHSESIITESRANAREFQSRIDASCVYVNASTRFTDGGEFGFGAELGISTQKLHARGPMGIKALTTTKYLIDGDGQIR, encoded by the coding sequence ATGAATTTTGAAAACACATATAAAACCTTGAGAAGTGCCAGTGAAAAACTTGCACAGCAGAACGCCCTTCAGAAAAACGCAGCCCTCTTAAAAGTTGCAGAAGCCCTTGATGAACAGAGAGAAAAAATTCTTTCTGCAAACAAAACTGATGTAGAAAACGCAAGGGCAAAAGGAACCAGCGAATCTTTAATCGACCGCCTTACCCTTACAGACAGCCGCATTGACGGAATCATAGACAGCCTTAAAATAGTAATTTCACAGACAGATCCTGTGGGAGAAGAAACTGCCGGGTGGAAAACACCAAACGGACTTACCATCAGGCAGGTAAGAGTTCCCCTTGGTGTAGTTGCAATTATTTACGAAAGCCGCCCGAACGTTACTGTTGATGCTTTCAGTCTTGCATACAAAAGTTCCAATGCAATTTTACTCAGAGGATCTTCTTCGGCATACAATTCAAACAGGGCAATTGTTGAAGTTATAAAATCTGCCCTCAATTCTGTTGAAGGCGGAATAGCAGACGCAATTGAACTGGTAGAAACCGACGGCTCTTCCCATGATGATGTTCAGCAGATTCTTACAGCTGTTGGAAAGATTGATGTTGTTCTTCCGAGAGGCGGAAAAAAACTCATCCAGAATGTTGTTTCAAATGCAAAAGTTCCGGTTATAGAAACAGGAAGCGGTGTATGCCATCTTTTTATTGATGAATCCGCAGATCTTCAGAAAGCTGCTGTTATCGCAGAAAATGCTAAAATCCAAAGACCGAGCGTATGCAATGCAATTGAATGTATTGTCGTACACGAAAAAATTGCTGAAAAATTCCTTCCGATGCTGAAAGAAAAATTCAACAATCGGGTAAAGCTTCATGCAGATGAAGAATCTTATAAAATTCTTACAGCAGCCTCTTCTGACAATTCCTGTGTATTAAAAGCTGTAGAAGAAGACTTCGGCAACGAATACCTTGATTACGAATGCTGTATAAAAACCGTTGCTTCTCTTGATGAAGCAATTACCTACATCAATTCCCACAATACAAAACACAGCGAAAGCATCATTACGGAAAGCCGTGCAAACGCCCGCGAATTCCAGAGCAGAATCGATGCTTCCTGCGTTTACGTAAATGCTTCTACCCGTTTTACGGACGGCGGAGAATTCGGTTTTGGTGCAGAGCTGGGAATAAGTACGCAGAAACTTCATGCCCGCGGACCTATGGGAATCAAAGCTTTAACTACGACAAAATATCTTATAGACGGTGACGGACAGATCCGCTGA
- a CDS encoding putative glycoside hydrolase, with protein MKLSILKISLLSFAFTGGILFAQTKPLYQLPEHLPAKPDKKMPLLTGTDSGLYKVQSNGISDALWADGKVDQIYKTKDKWYFLTDKGIISSQDLKTFTECNNGLPFLTIKTYENKTKTLLKQAAILKDLSIDPLNSLTMVTATKDNVYLTRDGGESWKSIGSMSKNSSGMKAVAVASMPVYASDGSITSTQTIVFMSHPIYGMSWYDADSSSPKWHDVSAGFAAMPSLTQPDEIADILPVICKTKSGVAYCDIYLSQTFLPKLYMFDWKNKKAIKIYEGTEQCDTIDGLWLCGTDIWFSSMGQLNSYSLEKQELNDNTGKTKKWSWLLNSSGTNINAAYVPETISGLKFPLQLSELWLLKPDQSLSAYDGIADKKKAVYASAYQMRNMDGITKYRKILKDNKLNALVVDMKDDYGYLRFEPKSELLKQKGKVTGYKIDLNKFVEEYKKDGTYLIGRIVVFKDKNLSNYAKGKYAVWNYSTNSPWIGTRGMEDVLDEEGNPTGEQRMGYYDENWVDPYSEEVWEYNVEIAKELIERGFDEIQFDYIRFPTDGQNLGKASFRWKDAGMDKESALTSFLKYARENINAPIGIDIYGANGWYRTGARTGQDVELLSRYVDVICPMYYPSHFEQDFLEYKPVVERPYRIYFYGSYRNSVIGRNRVIIRPWIQAFYMRVRYDKAYYDKNYVLREIFGVRDGLDRGYMYWNNSGGYYEDISPDPLDTEVSPWVKDEADLQKRLPAFGSKTDKYDNISMNKDDILQKQRQTYEEILSILNTVLDQEWTETADTNKTNSTFLFVPLD; from the coding sequence ATGAAATTGTCGATTTTAAAAATTAGTTTGCTTTCTTTTGCTTTTACCGGCGGAATCCTTTTTGCTCAGACAAAGCCTTTATATCAGCTTCCTGAACATCTTCCCGCCAAACCAGATAAAAAAATGCCCCTTCTTACAGGAACAGACAGCGGGCTGTATAAAGTTCAGTCCAACGGAATTTCTGATGCTCTCTGGGCAGACGGAAAAGTTGATCAGATTTATAAAACAAAAGACAAATGGTATTTTCTCACTGACAAGGGAATCATTTCTTCTCAGGATTTAAAAACCTTTACAGAGTGCAACAACGGTCTTCCGTTTTTAACAATAAAGACCTATGAAAATAAAACAAAAACTCTTCTTAAGCAGGCGGCAATTCTCAAAGATCTTTCCATCGACCCCCTTAACTCTCTGACAATGGTTACAGCAACAAAAGACAATGTATACCTTACCAGAGACGGAGGTGAAAGCTGGAAGTCCATCGGTTCCATGAGTAAAAATTCCAGCGGTATGAAAGCAGTTGCCGTTGCCAGCATGCCGGTTTATGCCTCAGACGGAAGCATTACTTCAACACAGACAATTGTTTTTATGAGCCATCCTATTTACGGAATGAGCTGGTATGATGCAGATTCTTCCAGCCCTAAATGGCATGATGTTTCTGCAGGATTTGCTGCCATGCCGAGCCTTACGCAGCCGGATGAAATTGCAGACATTCTTCCTGTTATATGCAAAACAAAAAGCGGCGTAGCTTACTGTGACATTTATCTTTCTCAGACTTTCCTTCCAAAGCTTTACATGTTTGACTGGAAAAATAAGAAAGCAATAAAAATCTATGAAGGAACAGAACAGTGCGACACCATTGACGGACTCTGGCTCTGCGGAACTGACATATGGTTCAGTTCAATGGGACAGTTGAATTCCTACTCCCTTGAAAAGCAGGAACTCAACGACAACACAGGTAAAACAAAAAAATGGTCATGGCTGTTAAATTCTTCAGGAACAAATATAAATGCAGCATATGTTCCTGAGACAATTTCCGGACTTAAATTCCCGCTGCAGCTTTCTGAACTGTGGCTTTTAAAACCGGATCAGTCCCTTTCTGCCTATGACGGAATTGCTGACAAGAAAAAGGCTGTCTATGCTTCTGCATACCAGATGCGCAACATGGACGGAATCACAAAGTACCGGAAGATTCTTAAAGACAATAAACTCAATGCCCTTGTCGTAGACATGAAAGATGATTACGGCTACCTGCGTTTTGAACCTAAAAGCGAGCTTCTCAAGCAGAAAGGAAAAGTTACGGGATACAAGATTGACCTTAATAAATTTGTTGAAGAATACAAAAAAGACGGGACTTATTTAATCGGCCGCATTGTTGTTTTTAAAGACAAAAACCTTTCTAACTACGCAAAAGGAAAATATGCCGTATGGAACTACAGTACAAATTCACCATGGATCGGAACCAGAGGAATGGAAGACGTTCTTGATGAAGAAGGAAATCCTACCGGCGAGCAGAGAATGGGTTACTACGACGAAAACTGGGTTGACCCTTACAGTGAAGAAGTATGGGAATACAACGTTGAAATTGCAAAGGAACTCATTGAGCGCGGTTTTGATGAAATTCAGTTTGACTACATCAGGTTCCCTACAGACGGACAGAATCTTGGAAAAGCAAGTTTCCGCTGGAAAGATGCAGGTATGGACAAAGAAAGTGCCCTTACCTCCTTCCTCAAATATGCAAGAGAAAACATTAACGCTCCTATAGGCATAGACATTTATGGCGCAAACGGATGGTACAGAACAGGAGCACGCACAGGTCAGGATGTTGAACTTTTGAGCCGCTATGTAGACGTAATCTGCCCTATGTATTATCCGTCTCACTTTGAGCAGGACTTCCTTGAATACAAACCGGTTGTTGAACGCCCTTATAGAATTTACTTCTATGGAAGTTACAGAAACTCTGTCATCGGACGCAACAGAGTTATCATACGCCCGTGGATTCAGGCTTTTTACATGAGGGTAAGATACGACAAAGCTTACTATGATAAAAACTACGTACTCAGAGAAATCTTTGGAGTACGCGACGGTCTGGACAGAGGATATATGTACTGGAATAATTCCGGCGGATATTACGAAGACATTTCCCCGGATCCTCTTGATACGGAAGTATCACCGTGGGTAAAAGACGAGGCAGACCTTCAGAAACGCCTGCCTGCATTCGGCTCTAAAACGGATAAATACGACAATATCTCAATGAACAAAGATGATATTCTTCAAAAACAGCGTCAGACTTATGAAGAAATACTCAGTATTTTAAACACGGTACTGGATCAGGAATGGACGGAAACAGCTGATACTAATAAAACAAATTCTACATTCCTTTTTGTACCTCTGGATTAA
- a CDS encoding SpoIIE family protein phosphatase — protein sequence MKKILLLLTAALMLFASCSEENPDMRIDLSDGWEYSLEDPAYSFNSFKPVTKEQLYKLEDLVPHKIGFIWLRHSFTVPPLLKSEDLGLYLGRITMADETRINGLFIGTTGKFRPAEFSAWNIPRYYAISKKLLTPEENYVTIKIWSDGEASLVSNPFIGLPEDARLTYAKESFWNSKIYLIFAFFSLVIGIYHLVIFLRRKVEKENLTFSIINVINAVYLSVMYIFEIPDFPPDTLSFLWFQKIISCTLPFVIVFFTTTFIFNFLKETEKFQFMLARLIFSLIPVSLIFMSVDYPTLHEMVQYTTFFLIPLMIYPLVVFIKNFKKHPSHAAALLIGFVPTVVLAVSDIILHYALKLNELTYFTQFGWMLTIIVLLYLMAGRFAKARNEAEYLNKNLEKEVANRTDRLSESMALLEKEKQKAVEDLKLAEHVQQTFYQKEPQGLTNWDVALYFKPVSGISRDLYDFFIKNNTLYGAGLFEISGNGIASGLVTMLAKTIIDQKFKEGFGNKLSDVMSSINTAIAQTKGNIPNYILGSLLRIKGDIIEYINGGSSKLYMRRESTGKVASIQAPANVSDGSSIQLGIPGQYPEFKTLKFSMQKDDCLILYTNSFAEAENSYGMPFGSEKIIRSLASSGKGSARDKLKTIMDTFNLYTEGTIQKDDLTVIILQKK from the coding sequence ATGAAAAAAATTTTACTCTTACTTACAGCAGCGCTCATGCTGTTTGCTTCATGTTCAGAAGAAAATCCTGACATGAGAATTGATTTAAGTGACGGATGGGAATACTCTCTTGAAGATCCTGCCTATAGTTTTAATTCCTTCAAACCGGTCACAAAAGAACAGCTTTATAAACTCGAAGACCTTGTGCCTCATAAAATCGGTTTTATCTGGCTCAGGCATTCCTTTACGGTTCCTCCGCTTTTAAAATCAGAAGACCTGGGACTGTATCTGGGACGCATAACCATGGCTGATGAAACAAGAATAAACGGACTGTTCATCGGAACAACAGGTAAATTCCGTCCGGCAGAATTCAGCGCCTGGAATATTCCCCGCTATTATGCAATCTCAAAAAAACTTCTTACTCCGGAAGAAAACTATGTTACGATAAAAATCTGGTCAGACGGAGAAGCCTCTCTTGTCTCAAACCCGTTCATCGGATTACCGGAAGACGCCAGGCTCACTTATGCAAAAGAAAGTTTCTGGAACAGTAAAATCTATCTTATCTTTGCCTTCTTCAGCCTTGTCATAGGAATCTATCACCTTGTAATTTTCCTGAGGCGCAAAGTCGAAAAAGAAAACTTAACCTTCTCAATCATAAATGTAATAAATGCAGTTTACCTTTCAGTAATGTACATTTTTGAAATACCGGATTTTCCGCCGGACACACTTTCTTTTCTGTGGTTCCAGAAAATCATTTCCTGTACACTGCCTTTTGTAATAGTTTTCTTTACGACTACATTCATATTCAACTTTCTCAAAGAAACAGAAAAATTTCAGTTCATGCTGGCACGACTTATTTTTTCTCTGATACCTGTTTCCCTTATTTTTATGTCCGTAGACTACCCTACGCTTCACGAAATGGTTCAGTACACCACCTTCTTCCTGATTCCGCTTATGATTTATCCGCTGGTGGTATTCATCAAAAACTTTAAGAAACATCCTTCCCATGCAGCAGCACTTTTAATCGGTTTCGTTCCGACGGTTGTTCTTGCAGTTTCTGACATAATCCTTCATTACGCCCTTAAACTTAATGAACTGACATACTTTACCCAGTTCGGCTGGATGCTAACGATTATCGTGCTTCTTTATCTTATGGCCGGCCGTTTTGCAAAAGCAAGAAATGAAGCTGAGTATTTAAATAAGAATCTGGAAAAAGAAGTTGCAAACAGAACCGACAGACTTTCTGAATCAATGGCTCTTCTTGAAAAAGAAAAACAGAAGGCTGTTGAAGATTTAAAACTTGCAGAACATGTTCAGCAGACTTTTTATCAGAAAGAACCTCAGGGTCTTACAAACTGGGATGTTGCCCTTTACTTTAAGCCTGTATCAGGAATCTCAAGGGATCTCTATGATTTCTTTATAAAAAACAACACCCTTTACGGTGCCGGTCTTTTTGAAATTTCTGGAAACGGAATTGCCTCAGGGCTTGTAACGATGCTGGCAAAAACAATAATCGACCAGAAATTCAAGGAAGGCTTCGGAAATAAACTTTCTGACGTAATGTCTTCTATAAATACAGCCATTGCCCAGACAAAAGGTAATATTCCGAACTATATTTTAGGTTCACTCTTACGCATAAAAGGTGATATAATCGAATACATAAACGGAGGAAGTTCAAAGCTGTACATGCGCCGGGAATCTACAGGAAAGGTTGCCTCAATTCAGGCTCCTGCAAATGTATCTGACGGTTCAAGCATTCAGCTGGGAATTCCAGGACAGTATCCTGAATTTAAAACCCTTAAGTTTTCTATGCAGAAAGATGACTGTCTGATTTTATACACCAACAGTTTTGCAGAAGCAGAGAATTCATACGGAATGCCATTCGGTTCGGAAAAAATAATCCGCTCTCTGGCATCCTCCGGAAAAGGAAGTGCCCGGGATAAACTTAAAACTATCATGGACACCTTTAATCTTTATACAGAGGGAACAATACAAAAAGATGATCTGACGGTCATCATACTGCAGAAAAAATAA
- the nrdG gene encoding anaerobic ribonucleoside-triphosphate reductase activating protein codes for MNYGEIKTTDIANGEGVRVTLFVSGCRIHCKGCFNSQTWDFNYGKPFTFETEEFILKALAPEYIAGFTVLGGEPMEPENQRVLVKLLRRIKETYPSKTIWCYSGYIYDKDLLPANGKKHCEVTDELLSYINVLVDGPFILKEKDISLQFRGSRNQRILKLK; via the coding sequence TTGAATTACGGGGAAATCAAAACTACTGACATCGCAAACGGAGAAGGAGTGCGCGTAACACTCTTTGTCTCCGGATGCCGCATTCACTGTAAAGGCTGCTTTAATTCTCAGACATGGGATTTTAACTACGGCAAGCCTTTTACTTTTGAAACCGAAGAATTCATTTTAAAAGCCCTTGCCCCGGAATACATAGCAGGCTTTACCGTTTTAGGCGGAGAACCTATGGAACCGGAAAACCAGCGCGTACTTGTAAAACTTTTGCGGCGCATAAAAGAAACCTACCCTTCAAAAACCATCTGGTGCTACTCCGGATATATTTACGATAAAGACCTTCTTCCTGCAAACGGAAAAAAACACTGCGAAGTAACGGACGAGCTTTTGTCTTATATAAATGTTCTTGTAGACGGTCCTTTTATCCTTAAAGAAAAAGATATTTCACTTCAGTTCAGGGGTTCCCGCAATCAAAGAATACTGAAACTTAAATAA
- the proC gene encoding pyrroline-5-carboxylate reductase: protein MKTLGFIGMGNMAQALCTGFTASKKISASDIYAYAPNQEKLNQNAKKIGFIPCKSLKEVVSKSDTIIMACKPYQIEEILSEIKNDLSGKALISIALGWNYEKYAQHVNVNRPANSDYNHTDIENVRVQFVMPNTPAMVNEGVFLFEKSNSLKEDERKEIKELFACLGTVEELPDNLMGIGGAVTGCGPAFVDLFLEAYADAAVKYGIPRTTAYKLVSQTVLGSAKLQLATGTHPAVLKDNVCSPAGSTIRGVTALEEQGLRNACIKSIDAIMNK, encoded by the coding sequence ATGAAAACTTTAGGCTTTATCGGAATGGGAAACATGGCGCAGGCGCTGTGTACTGGATTTACGGCAAGTAAAAAAATTTCAGCTTCAGACATATATGCCTATGCACCAAATCAGGAAAAACTGAACCAGAATGCAAAAAAAATCGGATTCATTCCATGCAAATCATTAAAGGAAGTTGTTTCAAAGTCTGATACCATAATAATGGCATGCAAGCCTTACCAGATTGAAGAAATTCTTTCTGAAATAAAAAATGATCTTTCAGGCAAAGCACTTATTTCTATTGCTCTGGGCTGGAATTATGAAAAATACGCACAGCATGTAAACGTAAACCGTCCGGCAAACAGTGACTACAACCATACCGATATAGAAAATGTCCGCGTACAGTTTGTAATGCCAAACACACCGGCTATGGTAAATGAAGGTGTATTCCTTTTTGAAAAATCAAATTCCCTTAAAGAGGATGAACGCAAAGAAATTAAAGAGCTGTTTGCCTGTCTTGGAACTGTAGAAGAACTTCCTGACAACCTTATGGGAATCGGAGGAGCTGTAACAGGATGCGGTCCGGCTTTTGTTGATTTATTCCTTGAAGCATATGCAGACGCTGCCGTTAAATACGGAATCCCAAGAACAACAGCATACAAACTTGTAAGCCAGACAGTTTTAGGTTCTGCAAAACTTCAGCTTGCAACAGGAACTCATCCGGCTGTCCTTAAAGACAATGTATGCTCTCCAGCAGGTTCTACCATAAGGGGAGTCACGGCTCTTGAAGAACAGGGATTGCGCAATGCCTGCATAAAATCCATCGACGCTATAATGAACAAATAG